One region of Mus musculus strain C57BL/6J chromosome 3, GRCm38.p6 C57BL/6J genomic DNA includes:
- the Plk4 gene encoding serine/threonine-protein kinase PLK4 isoform X2, translated as MPSTPDTCIIEDFKVGNLLGKGSFAGVYRAESIHTGLEVAIKMIDKKAMYKAGMVQRVQNEVKIHCQLKHPSVLELYNYFEDNNYVYLVLEMCHNGEMNRYLKNRMKPFSEREARHFMHQIITGMLYLHSHGILHRDLTLSNILLTRNMNIKIADFGLATQLNMPHEKHYTLCGTPNYISPEIATRSAHGLESDIWSLGCMFYTLLIGRPPFDTDTVKNTLNKVVLADYEMPAFLSREAQDLIHQLLRRNPADRLSLSSVLDHPFMSRNPSPKSKDVGTVEDSMDSGHATLSTTITASSGTSLSGSLLDRRLLVGQPLPNKITVFQKNKNSSDFSSGDGSNFCTQWGNPEQEANSRGRGRVIEDAEERPHSRYLRRAHSSDRASPSNQSRAKTYSVERCHSVEMLSKPRRSLDENQHSSNHHCLGKTPFPFADQTPQMEMVQQWFGNLQMNAHLGETNEHHTVSPNRDFQDYPDLQDTLRNAWTDTRASKNADTSANVHAVKQLSAMKYMSAHHHKPEVMPQEPGLHPHSEQSKNRSMESTLGYQKPTLRSITSPLIAHRLKPIRQKTKKAVVSILDSEEVCVELLRECASEGYVKEVLQISSDGTMITVYYPNDGRGFPLADRPPLPTDNISRYSFDNLPGAKIHKTENLIHIIEKTGISYNLKNENEVTSLKEEVKVYMDHANEGHRICLSLESVISEEEKRSRGSSFFPIIVGRKPGNTSSPKALSAPPVDPSCCKGEQASASRLSVNSAAFPTQSPGLSPSTVTVEGLGHTATATGTGVSSSLPKSAQLLKSVFVKNVGWATQLTSGAVWVQFNDGSQLVVQAGVSSISYTSPDGQTTRYGENEKLPEYIKQKLQCLSSILLMFSNPTPNFQ; from the exons ATGCCTTCCACCCCAGACACCTGCATCATCGAG gactttAAGGTTGGAAATCTACTCGGTAAAGGATCATTTGCTGGTGTCTACAGAGCTGAGTCCATACACACTGGTTTGGAAGTTGCAATCAAAATG ATAGATAAGAAAGCCATGTACAAAGCTGGAATGGTACAGAGAGTCCAAAATGAGGTGAAAATACATTGCCAGTTGAAACACCCCTCTGTCTTGGAG CTCTATAATTACTTTGAAGATAACAATTATGTCTACCTGGTATTGGAAATGTGCCACAATGGAGAAATGAACAGATATCTGAAGAACAGAATGAAGCCTTTCTCAGAAAGGGAAG CTAGGCACTTCATGCACCAGATTATCACAGGAATGTTATATCTTCATTCTCATGGCATATTGCACCGGGACCTCACACTCTCTAACATCTTACTTACGCGGAATATGAACATAAAAATTGCTGACTTTGGACTAGCAACGCAGTTGAATATGCCACATGAAAAGCACTATACACTCTGTGGGACTCCTAATTATATTTCACCAGAAATTGCAACTCGAAGTGCACATGGACTTGAATCTGATATTTGGTCATTGGGCTGTATGTTTTATACGTTACTTATTGGAAGACCACCTTTTGACACTGACACAGTCAAGAACACATTGAACAAAGTAGTCCTGGCAGATTATGAAATGCCAGCCTTTTTGTCACGAGAGGCCCAGGACCTTATCCACCAGTTACTTCGTAGAAACCCTGCAGATCGGTTAAGTCTGTCTTCTGTGTTGGACCATCCTTTCATGTCACGAAATCCTTCACCAAAGAGTAAAGACGTAGGGACTGTAGAGGACTCAATGGATAGTGGGCATGCTACACTTTCCACAACAATTACAGCCTCTTCTGGTACCAGTTTGAGTGGCAGCCTACTTGACAGAAGACTTTTGGTTGGTCAACCACTTCCAAATAAAATTACtgtatttcaaaaaaataaaaattcaagtgacTTTTCTTCAGGAGATGGAAGTAATTTTTGTACTCAATGGGGAAATCCAGAACAAGAAGCTAATAGTAGGGGACGGGGGAGAGTGATTGAAGATGCAGAAGAGAGGCCGCATTCTCGATACCTGCGCAGAGCTCATTCCTCTGATAGAGCCAGCCCCTCTAATCAGTCTCGAGCAAAAACATACTCAGTAGAACGTTGTCACTCAGTAGAAATGCTTTCAAAGCCTAGAAGATCACTGGATGAAAATCAACACAG TTCCAATCATCATTGTCTAGGAAAAACTCCTTTTCCATTTGCAGACCAGACACCTCAGATGGAAATGGTACAGCAGTGGTTTGGGAATCTGCAAATGAATG CTCATTTAGGAGAAACTAATGAGCACCACACCGTTAGCCCAAACAGAGATTTCCAGGACTATCCAGATTTGCAGGACACGTTACGAAACGCTTGGACTGACACGAGAGCCAGCAAGAATGCTGATACTTCTGCCAATGTTCATGCTGTAAAGCAGCTGAGTGCCATGAAATACATGAGTGCACATCACCATAAGCCTGAGGTCATGCCACAGGAGCCGGGCCTACATCCTCATTCTGAACAAAGCAAGAATAGAAGTATGGAGTCGACACTGGGTTACCAGAAACCTACCTTAAGAAGTATTACATCTCCTCTGATTGCTCACAGATTAAAGCCAATCAGACAGAAAACCAAAAAGGCTGTG gtGAGCATCCTTGATTCAGAGGAGGTGTGTGTGGAGCTTCTGAGAGAGTGTGCGTCTGAAGGATATGTGAAAGAAGTGCTTCAGATATCGAGTGATGGGACTATG aTCACTGTTTATTACCCGAACGATGGAAGAGGCTTTCCTCTTGCTGACAGACCTCCCTTGCCTACTGACAACATCAGTAGGTACAGCTTTGACAATCTACCAG GAGCCAAAATacataaaactgaaaatttaaTTCACATAATTGAGAAAACAGGGATatcttataatttaaaaaatgaaaatgaagttacCAGCCTGAAAGAGGAAGTAAAAGTATATATGgaccatgctaatgag GGTCACCGTATTTGCTTGTCACTGGAATCTGTAATCtctgaggaggaaaagagaagcaGGGGTTCTTCATTCTTCCCTATAATCGTAGGAAG aaaACCTGGTAATACTAGTTCACCTAAAGCCTTATCAGCTCCTCCTGTGGACCCAAGCTGCTGTAAGGGAGAGCAGGCGTCAGCAAGCAGACTGAGCGTGAATAGTGCCGCTTTCCCCACACAGTCCCCAGGACTCAGTCCTTCC ACTGTGACAGTTGAAGGACTTGGCCACACAGCGACTGCCACAGGAACAGGCGTCTCTTCAAGTCTTCCTAAATCTGCACAGCTTTTGAAATCTGTTTTTGTGAAAAATGTTGGTTGGGCTACACAG
- the Plk4 gene encoding serine/threonine-protein kinase PLK4 isoform 1 (isoform 1 is encoded by transcript variant 1) has protein sequence MAACIGERIEDFKVGNLLGKGSFAGVYRAESIHTGLEVAIKMIDKKAMYKAGMVQRVQNEVKIHCQLKHPSVLELYNYFEDNNYVYLVLEMCHNGEMNRYLKNRMKPFSEREARHFMHQIITGMLYLHSHGILHRDLTLSNILLTRNMNIKIADFGLATQLNMPHEKHYTLCGTPNYISPEIATRSAHGLESDIWSLGCMFYTLLIGRPPFDTDTVKNTLNKVVLADYEMPAFLSREAQDLIHQLLRRNPADRLSLSSVLDHPFMSRNPSPKSKDVGTVEDSMDSGHATLSTTITASSGTSLSGSLLDRRLLVGQPLPNKITVFQKNKNSSDFSSGDGSNFCTQWGNPEQEANSRGRGRVIEDAEERPHSRYLRRAHSSDRASPSNQSRAKTYSVERCHSVEMLSKPRRSLDENQHSSNHHCLGKTPFPFADQTPQMEMVQQWFGNLQMNAHLGETNEHHTVSPNRDFQDYPDLQDTLRNAWTDTRASKNADTSANVHAVKQLSAMKYMSAHHHKPEVMPQEPGLHPHSEQSKNRSMESTLGYQKPTLRSITSPLIAHRLKPIRQKTKKAVVSILDSEEVCVELLRECASEGYVKEVLQISSDGTMITVYYPNDGRGFPLADRPPLPTDNISRYSFDNLPEKYWRKYQYASRFIQLVRSKTPKITYFTRYAKCILMENSPGADFEVWFYDGAKIHKTENLIHIIEKTGISYNLKNENEVTSLKEEVKVYMDHANEGHRICLSLESVISEEEKRSRGSSFFPIIVGRKPGNTSSPKALSAPPVDPSCCKGEQASASRLSVNSAAFPTQSPGLSPSTVTVEGLGHTATATGTGVSSSLPKSAQLLKSVFVKNVGWATQLTSGAVWVQFNDGSQLVVQAGVSSISYTSPDGQTTRYGENEKLPEYIKQKLQCLSSILLMFSNPTPNFQ, from the exons ATGGCGGCGTGCATCGGGGAGAGGATCGAG gactttAAGGTTGGAAATCTACTCGGTAAAGGATCATTTGCTGGTGTCTACAGAGCTGAGTCCATACACACTGGTTTGGAAGTTGCAATCAAAATG ATAGATAAGAAAGCCATGTACAAAGCTGGAATGGTACAGAGAGTCCAAAATGAGGTGAAAATACATTGCCAGTTGAAACACCCCTCTGTCTTGGAG CTCTATAATTACTTTGAAGATAACAATTATGTCTACCTGGTATTGGAAATGTGCCACAATGGAGAAATGAACAGATATCTGAAGAACAGAATGAAGCCTTTCTCAGAAAGGGAAG CTAGGCACTTCATGCACCAGATTATCACAGGAATGTTATATCTTCATTCTCATGGCATATTGCACCGGGACCTCACACTCTCTAACATCTTACTTACGCGGAATATGAACATAAAAATTGCTGACTTTGGACTAGCAACGCAGTTGAATATGCCACATGAAAAGCACTATACACTCTGTGGGACTCCTAATTATATTTCACCAGAAATTGCAACTCGAAGTGCACATGGACTTGAATCTGATATTTGGTCATTGGGCTGTATGTTTTATACGTTACTTATTGGAAGACCACCTTTTGACACTGACACAGTCAAGAACACATTGAACAAAGTAGTCCTGGCAGATTATGAAATGCCAGCCTTTTTGTCACGAGAGGCCCAGGACCTTATCCACCAGTTACTTCGTAGAAACCCTGCAGATCGGTTAAGTCTGTCTTCTGTGTTGGACCATCCTTTCATGTCACGAAATCCTTCACCAAAGAGTAAAGACGTAGGGACTGTAGAGGACTCAATGGATAGTGGGCATGCTACACTTTCCACAACAATTACAGCCTCTTCTGGTACCAGTTTGAGTGGCAGCCTACTTGACAGAAGACTTTTGGTTGGTCAACCACTTCCAAATAAAATTACtgtatttcaaaaaaataaaaattcaagtgacTTTTCTTCAGGAGATGGAAGTAATTTTTGTACTCAATGGGGAAATCCAGAACAAGAAGCTAATAGTAGGGGACGGGGGAGAGTGATTGAAGATGCAGAAGAGAGGCCGCATTCTCGATACCTGCGCAGAGCTCATTCCTCTGATAGAGCCAGCCCCTCTAATCAGTCTCGAGCAAAAACATACTCAGTAGAACGTTGTCACTCAGTAGAAATGCTTTCAAAGCCTAGAAGATCACTGGATGAAAATCAACACAG TTCCAATCATCATTGTCTAGGAAAAACTCCTTTTCCATTTGCAGACCAGACACCTCAGATGGAAATGGTACAGCAGTGGTTTGGGAATCTGCAAATGAATG CTCATTTAGGAGAAACTAATGAGCACCACACCGTTAGCCCAAACAGAGATTTCCAGGACTATCCAGATTTGCAGGACACGTTACGAAACGCTTGGACTGACACGAGAGCCAGCAAGAATGCTGATACTTCTGCCAATGTTCATGCTGTAAAGCAGCTGAGTGCCATGAAATACATGAGTGCACATCACCATAAGCCTGAGGTCATGCCACAGGAGCCGGGCCTACATCCTCATTCTGAACAAAGCAAGAATAGAAGTATGGAGTCGACACTGGGTTACCAGAAACCTACCTTAAGAAGTATTACATCTCCTCTGATTGCTCACAGATTAAAGCCAATCAGACAGAAAACCAAAAAGGCTGTG gtGAGCATCCTTGATTCAGAGGAGGTGTGTGTGGAGCTTCTGAGAGAGTGTGCGTCTGAAGGATATGTGAAAGAAGTGCTTCAGATATCGAGTGATGGGACTATG aTCACTGTTTATTACCCGAACGATGGAAGAGGCTTTCCTCTTGCTGACAGACCTCCCTTGCCTACTGACAACATCAGTAGGTACAGCTTTGACAATCTACCAG AAAAATACTGGCGGAAATATCAGTATGCTTCCAGATTCATTCAGCTAGTAAGATCTAAAACTCCCAAAATCACTTATTTTACAAGATATGctaaatgtattttgatggaaaatTCTCCTGGTGCTGATTTCGAAGTTTGGTTTTATGATG GAGCCAAAATacataaaactgaaaatttaaTTCACATAATTGAGAAAACAGGGATatcttataatttaaaaaatgaaaatgaagttacCAGCCTGAAAGAGGAAGTAAAAGTATATATGgaccatgctaatgag GGTCACCGTATTTGCTTGTCACTGGAATCTGTAATCtctgaggaggaaaagagaagcaGGGGTTCTTCATTCTTCCCTATAATCGTAGGAAG aaaACCTGGTAATACTAGTTCACCTAAAGCCTTATCAGCTCCTCCTGTGGACCCAAGCTGCTGTAAGGGAGAGCAGGCGTCAGCAAGCAGACTGAGCGTGAATAGTGCCGCTTTCCCCACACAGTCCCCAGGACTCAGTCCTTCC ACTGTGACAGTTGAAGGACTTGGCCACACAGCGACTGCCACAGGAACAGGCGTCTCTTCAAGTCTTCCTAAATCTGCACAGCTTTTGAAATCTGTTTTTGTGAAAAATGTTGGTTGGGCTACACAG
- the Plk4 gene encoding serine/threonine-protein kinase PLK4 isoform 2 (isoform 2 is encoded by transcript variant 2) — MAACIGERIEDFKVGNLLGKGSFAGVYRAESIHTGLEVAIKMIDKKAMYKAGMVQRVQNEVKIHCQLKHPSVLELYNYFEDNNYVYLVLEMCHNGEMNRYLKNRMKPFSEREARHFMHQIITGMLYLHSHGILHRDLTLSNILLTRNMNIKIADFGLATQLNMPHEKHYTLCGTPNYISPEIATRSAHGLESDIWSLGCMFYTLLIGRPPFDTDTVKNTLNKVVLADYEMPAFLSREAQDLIHQLLRRNPADRLSLSSVLDHPFMSRNPSPKSKDVGTVEDSMDSGHATLSTTITASSGTSLSGSLLDRRLLVGQPLPNKITVFQKNKNSSDFSSGDGSNFCTQWGNPEQEANSRGRGRVIEDAEERPHSRYLRRAHSSDRASPSNQSRAKTYSVERCHSVEMLSKPRRSLDENQHSSNHHCLGKTPFPFADQTPQMEMVQQWFGNLQMNAHLGETNEHHTVSPNRDFQDYPDLQDTLRNAWTDTRASKNADTSANVHAVKQLSAMKYMSAHHHKPEVMPQEPGLHPHSEQSKNRSMESTLGYQKPTLRSITSPLIAHRLKPIRQKTKKAVVSILDSEEITVYYPNDGRGFPLADRPPLPTDNISRYSFDNLPEKYWRKYQYASRFIQLVRSKTPKITYFTRYAKCILMENSPGADFEVWFYDGAKIHKTENLIHIIEKTGISYNLKNENEVTSLKEEVKVYMDHANEGHRICLSLESVISEEEKRSRGSSFFPIIVGRKPGNTSSPKALSAPPVDPSCCKGEQASASRLSVNSAAFPTQSPGLSPSTVTVEGLGHTATATGTGVSSSLPKSAQLLKSVFVKNVGWATQLTSGAVWVQFNDGSQLVVQAGVSSISYTSPDGQTTRYGENEKLPEYIKQKLQCLSSILLMFSNPTPNFQ; from the exons ATGGCGGCGTGCATCGGGGAGAGGATCGAG gactttAAGGTTGGAAATCTACTCGGTAAAGGATCATTTGCTGGTGTCTACAGAGCTGAGTCCATACACACTGGTTTGGAAGTTGCAATCAAAATG ATAGATAAGAAAGCCATGTACAAAGCTGGAATGGTACAGAGAGTCCAAAATGAGGTGAAAATACATTGCCAGTTGAAACACCCCTCTGTCTTGGAG CTCTATAATTACTTTGAAGATAACAATTATGTCTACCTGGTATTGGAAATGTGCCACAATGGAGAAATGAACAGATATCTGAAGAACAGAATGAAGCCTTTCTCAGAAAGGGAAG CTAGGCACTTCATGCACCAGATTATCACAGGAATGTTATATCTTCATTCTCATGGCATATTGCACCGGGACCTCACACTCTCTAACATCTTACTTACGCGGAATATGAACATAAAAATTGCTGACTTTGGACTAGCAACGCAGTTGAATATGCCACATGAAAAGCACTATACACTCTGTGGGACTCCTAATTATATTTCACCAGAAATTGCAACTCGAAGTGCACATGGACTTGAATCTGATATTTGGTCATTGGGCTGTATGTTTTATACGTTACTTATTGGAAGACCACCTTTTGACACTGACACAGTCAAGAACACATTGAACAAAGTAGTCCTGGCAGATTATGAAATGCCAGCCTTTTTGTCACGAGAGGCCCAGGACCTTATCCACCAGTTACTTCGTAGAAACCCTGCAGATCGGTTAAGTCTGTCTTCTGTGTTGGACCATCCTTTCATGTCACGAAATCCTTCACCAAAGAGTAAAGACGTAGGGACTGTAGAGGACTCAATGGATAGTGGGCATGCTACACTTTCCACAACAATTACAGCCTCTTCTGGTACCAGTTTGAGTGGCAGCCTACTTGACAGAAGACTTTTGGTTGGTCAACCACTTCCAAATAAAATTACtgtatttcaaaaaaataaaaattcaagtgacTTTTCTTCAGGAGATGGAAGTAATTTTTGTACTCAATGGGGAAATCCAGAACAAGAAGCTAATAGTAGGGGACGGGGGAGAGTGATTGAAGATGCAGAAGAGAGGCCGCATTCTCGATACCTGCGCAGAGCTCATTCCTCTGATAGAGCCAGCCCCTCTAATCAGTCTCGAGCAAAAACATACTCAGTAGAACGTTGTCACTCAGTAGAAATGCTTTCAAAGCCTAGAAGATCACTGGATGAAAATCAACACAG TTCCAATCATCATTGTCTAGGAAAAACTCCTTTTCCATTTGCAGACCAGACACCTCAGATGGAAATGGTACAGCAGTGGTTTGGGAATCTGCAAATGAATG CTCATTTAGGAGAAACTAATGAGCACCACACCGTTAGCCCAAACAGAGATTTCCAGGACTATCCAGATTTGCAGGACACGTTACGAAACGCTTGGACTGACACGAGAGCCAGCAAGAATGCTGATACTTCTGCCAATGTTCATGCTGTAAAGCAGCTGAGTGCCATGAAATACATGAGTGCACATCACCATAAGCCTGAGGTCATGCCACAGGAGCCGGGCCTACATCCTCATTCTGAACAAAGCAAGAATAGAAGTATGGAGTCGACACTGGGTTACCAGAAACCTACCTTAAGAAGTATTACATCTCCTCTGATTGCTCACAGATTAAAGCCAATCAGACAGAAAACCAAAAAGGCTGTG gtGAGCATCCTTGATTCAGAGGAG aTCACTGTTTATTACCCGAACGATGGAAGAGGCTTTCCTCTTGCTGACAGACCTCCCTTGCCTACTGACAACATCAGTAGGTACAGCTTTGACAATCTACCAG AAAAATACTGGCGGAAATATCAGTATGCTTCCAGATTCATTCAGCTAGTAAGATCTAAAACTCCCAAAATCACTTATTTTACAAGATATGctaaatgtattttgatggaaaatTCTCCTGGTGCTGATTTCGAAGTTTGGTTTTATGATG GAGCCAAAATacataaaactgaaaatttaaTTCACATAATTGAGAAAACAGGGATatcttataatttaaaaaatgaaaatgaagttacCAGCCTGAAAGAGGAAGTAAAAGTATATATGgaccatgctaatgag GGTCACCGTATTTGCTTGTCACTGGAATCTGTAATCtctgaggaggaaaagagaagcaGGGGTTCTTCATTCTTCCCTATAATCGTAGGAAG aaaACCTGGTAATACTAGTTCACCTAAAGCCTTATCAGCTCCTCCTGTGGACCCAAGCTGCTGTAAGGGAGAGCAGGCGTCAGCAAGCAGACTGAGCGTGAATAGTGCCGCTTTCCCCACACAGTCCCCAGGACTCAGTCCTTCC ACTGTGACAGTTGAAGGACTTGGCCACACAGCGACTGCCACAGGAACAGGCGTCTCTTCAAGTCTTCCTAAATCTGCACAGCTTTTGAAATCTGTTTTTGTGAAAAATGTTGGTTGGGCTACACAG
- the Plk4 gene encoding serine/threonine-protein kinase PLK4 isoform X1 has translation MPSTPDTCIIEDFKVGNLLGKGSFAGVYRAESIHTGLEVAIKMIDKKAMYKAGMVQRVQNEVKIHCQLKHPSVLELYNYFEDNNYVYLVLEMCHNGEMNRYLKNRMKPFSEREARHFMHQIITGMLYLHSHGILHRDLTLSNILLTRNMNIKIADFGLATQLNMPHEKHYTLCGTPNYISPEIATRSAHGLESDIWSLGCMFYTLLIGRPPFDTDTVKNTLNKVVLADYEMPAFLSREAQDLIHQLLRRNPADRLSLSSVLDHPFMSRNPSPKSKDVGTVEDSMDSGHATLSTTITASSGTSLSGSLLDRRLLVGQPLPNKITVFQKNKNSSDFSSGDGSNFCTQWGNPEQEANSRGRGRVIEDAEERPHSRYLRRAHSSDRASPSNQSRAKTYSVERCHSVEMLSKPRRSLDENQHSSNHHCLGKTPFPFADQTPQMEMVQQWFGNLQMNAHLGETNEHHTVSPNRDFQDYPDLQDTLRNAWTDTRASKNADTSANVHAVKQLSAMKYMSAHHHKPEVMPQEPGLHPHSEQSKNRSMESTLGYQKPTLRSITSPLIAHRLKPIRQKTKKAVVSILDSEEVCVELLRECASEGYVKEVLQISSDGTMITVYYPNDGRGFPLADRPPLPTDNISRYSFDNLPEKYWRKYQYASRFIQLVRSKTPKITYFTRYAKCILMENSPGADFEVWFYDGAKIHKTENLIHIIEKTGISYNLKNENEVTSLKEEVKVYMDHANEGHRICLSLESVISEEEKRSRGSSFFPIIVGRKPGNTSSPKALSAPPVDPSCCKGEQASASRLSVNSAAFPTQSPGLSPSTVTVEGLGHTATATGTGVSSSLPKSAQLLKSVFVKNVGWATQLTSGAVWVQFNDGSQLVVQAGVSSISYTSPDGQTTRYGENEKLPEYIKQKLQCLSSILLMFSNPTPNFQ, from the exons ATGCCTTCCACCCCAGACACCTGCATCATCGAG gactttAAGGTTGGAAATCTACTCGGTAAAGGATCATTTGCTGGTGTCTACAGAGCTGAGTCCATACACACTGGTTTGGAAGTTGCAATCAAAATG ATAGATAAGAAAGCCATGTACAAAGCTGGAATGGTACAGAGAGTCCAAAATGAGGTGAAAATACATTGCCAGTTGAAACACCCCTCTGTCTTGGAG CTCTATAATTACTTTGAAGATAACAATTATGTCTACCTGGTATTGGAAATGTGCCACAATGGAGAAATGAACAGATATCTGAAGAACAGAATGAAGCCTTTCTCAGAAAGGGAAG CTAGGCACTTCATGCACCAGATTATCACAGGAATGTTATATCTTCATTCTCATGGCATATTGCACCGGGACCTCACACTCTCTAACATCTTACTTACGCGGAATATGAACATAAAAATTGCTGACTTTGGACTAGCAACGCAGTTGAATATGCCACATGAAAAGCACTATACACTCTGTGGGACTCCTAATTATATTTCACCAGAAATTGCAACTCGAAGTGCACATGGACTTGAATCTGATATTTGGTCATTGGGCTGTATGTTTTATACGTTACTTATTGGAAGACCACCTTTTGACACTGACACAGTCAAGAACACATTGAACAAAGTAGTCCTGGCAGATTATGAAATGCCAGCCTTTTTGTCACGAGAGGCCCAGGACCTTATCCACCAGTTACTTCGTAGAAACCCTGCAGATCGGTTAAGTCTGTCTTCTGTGTTGGACCATCCTTTCATGTCACGAAATCCTTCACCAAAGAGTAAAGACGTAGGGACTGTAGAGGACTCAATGGATAGTGGGCATGCTACACTTTCCACAACAATTACAGCCTCTTCTGGTACCAGTTTGAGTGGCAGCCTACTTGACAGAAGACTTTTGGTTGGTCAACCACTTCCAAATAAAATTACtgtatttcaaaaaaataaaaattcaagtgacTTTTCTTCAGGAGATGGAAGTAATTTTTGTACTCAATGGGGAAATCCAGAACAAGAAGCTAATAGTAGGGGACGGGGGAGAGTGATTGAAGATGCAGAAGAGAGGCCGCATTCTCGATACCTGCGCAGAGCTCATTCCTCTGATAGAGCCAGCCCCTCTAATCAGTCTCGAGCAAAAACATACTCAGTAGAACGTTGTCACTCAGTAGAAATGCTTTCAAAGCCTAGAAGATCACTGGATGAAAATCAACACAG TTCCAATCATCATTGTCTAGGAAAAACTCCTTTTCCATTTGCAGACCAGACACCTCAGATGGAAATGGTACAGCAGTGGTTTGGGAATCTGCAAATGAATG CTCATTTAGGAGAAACTAATGAGCACCACACCGTTAGCCCAAACAGAGATTTCCAGGACTATCCAGATTTGCAGGACACGTTACGAAACGCTTGGACTGACACGAGAGCCAGCAAGAATGCTGATACTTCTGCCAATGTTCATGCTGTAAAGCAGCTGAGTGCCATGAAATACATGAGTGCACATCACCATAAGCCTGAGGTCATGCCACAGGAGCCGGGCCTACATCCTCATTCTGAACAAAGCAAGAATAGAAGTATGGAGTCGACACTGGGTTACCAGAAACCTACCTTAAGAAGTATTACATCTCCTCTGATTGCTCACAGATTAAAGCCAATCAGACAGAAAACCAAAAAGGCTGTG gtGAGCATCCTTGATTCAGAGGAGGTGTGTGTGGAGCTTCTGAGAGAGTGTGCGTCTGAAGGATATGTGAAAGAAGTGCTTCAGATATCGAGTGATGGGACTATG aTCACTGTTTATTACCCGAACGATGGAAGAGGCTTTCCTCTTGCTGACAGACCTCCCTTGCCTACTGACAACATCAGTAGGTACAGCTTTGACAATCTACCAG AAAAATACTGGCGGAAATATCAGTATGCTTCCAGATTCATTCAGCTAGTAAGATCTAAAACTCCCAAAATCACTTATTTTACAAGATATGctaaatgtattttgatggaaaatTCTCCTGGTGCTGATTTCGAAGTTTGGTTTTATGATG GAGCCAAAATacataaaactgaaaatttaaTTCACATAATTGAGAAAACAGGGATatcttataatttaaaaaatgaaaatgaagttacCAGCCTGAAAGAGGAAGTAAAAGTATATATGgaccatgctaatgag GGTCACCGTATTTGCTTGTCACTGGAATCTGTAATCtctgaggaggaaaagagaagcaGGGGTTCTTCATTCTTCCCTATAATCGTAGGAAG aaaACCTGGTAATACTAGTTCACCTAAAGCCTTATCAGCTCCTCCTGTGGACCCAAGCTGCTGTAAGGGAGAGCAGGCGTCAGCAAGCAGACTGAGCGTGAATAGTGCCGCTTTCCCCACACAGTCCCCAGGACTCAGTCCTTCC ACTGTGACAGTTGAAGGACTTGGCCACACAGCGACTGCCACAGGAACAGGCGTCTCTTCAAGTCTTCCTAAATCTGCACAGCTTTTGAAATCTGTTTTTGTGAAAAATGTTGGTTGGGCTACACAG